One Ricinus communis isolate WT05 ecotype wild-type chromosome 7, ASM1957865v1, whole genome shotgun sequence genomic region harbors:
- the LOC8261703 gene encoding terpene synthase 10-like isoform X2, whose protein sequence is MLNEAVIPLDQLELIDTLQRLGLAYHFQDEINKILNNIYIQNRFEKTWTKEDLHATALQFRLLRQHGYNISQEIFNIFLDDLGNFKACIGEDLKGLLSLYEASYLSEEGENILEVARKFATICLQKYTTLQDKDQFLSMIISHSLELPLHWRVPRLETRWFIEVYERKEGTNPLLLELSKLDFNNVQAIHQEDLKYVSWWWRNTGLGEKLGFARDRLMENFLWTVGENSEPQFGYFRRMSTKIFSLMTVMDDIYDVYGTLDELQLFTDAVERWDVNAMDQLPEYMKLCFLALHNSINEIGYDVLRKQGLYVIPYLKKAWADLCKSYLVEAKWYYSGYTPTMQEYMDNAWISISAPVILVHAYFLEGSPASNEALKSLKEYPDIIRWSSMILRFANDLGTSSDELKRGDNPKSIQCYMYETGASEAKAREHIQYLIGEAWKKINKERGLADFPFSKTFIEVAANLARMAQCVYQYGDGYGIENGETKDRVLSLLVKPIPIYLFLPFP, encoded by the exons ATGCTTAACGAAGCTGTGATTCCTCTGGATCAGCTCGAGCTGATTGATACGTTGCAAAGACTTGGATTAGCTTATCACTTCCAAGATGAAATCAACAAGATACTGAACAACATTTACATTCAGAATCGCTTTGAGAAGACCTGGACGAAGGAGGATTTGCATGCCACAGCTCTTCAGTTTAGACTCTTAAGACAACATGGGTATAACATATCTCAAG agattttcaatattttccttGATGACCTGGGAAACTTTAAGGCATGCATAGGTGAGGATCTTAAAGGACTACTGTCTTTGTACGAGGCATCGTACCTTTCGGAAGAAGGTGAGAATATTTTAGAAGTTGCTAGAAAATTTGCCACAATATGTCTCCAGAAATATACTACCCTACAAGACAAAGACCAATTTCTGTCCATGATAATAAGTCATTCTTTGGAGCTCCCACTCCATTGGAGGGTGCCAAGGTTGGAGACAAGGTGGTTTATAGAAGTATATGAGAGAAAAGAAGGCACGAATCCTCTTCTGCTTGAGCTTTCTAAGTTAGACTTCAACAATGTGCAAGCGATCCATCAAGAGGACCTAAAATATGTGTCATG GTGGTGGAGGAATACAGGTCTTGGTGAAAAGTTAGGCTTTGCAAGAGACAGATTAATGGAAAACTTCTTATGGACAGTAGGGGAGAATTCTGAGCCACAATTTGGATATTTTAGAAGAATGTCCACCAAAATATTTTCACTAATGACAGTAATGGATGATATTTATGACGTGTATGGCACCTTGGATGAACTCCAGTTGTTCACCGATGCTGTTGAAAG GTGGGATGTTAATGCAATGGACCAACTTCCTGAGTATATGAAGTTATGTTTCCTAGCCCTCCATAACTCGATCAATGAAATAGGTTATGATGTCCTTAGAAAACAAGGACTTTATGTCATTCCCTACTTGAAGAAAGCT TGGGCAGATTTATGTAAATCTTATTTAGTGGAGGCCAAGTGGTATTATAGTGGCTATACACCAACCATGCAAGAATACATGGACAATGCATGGATTTCTATTTCAGCTCCTGTTATCCTAGTTCATGCTTATTTCCTTGAAGGGTCTCCAGCGTCAAATGAAGCTTTGAAATCTTTAAAGGAGTATCCGGATATAATCCGATGGTCATCTATGATTCTTAGATTTGCAAATGATCTAGGAACATCATCA gaTGAATTAAAAAGAGGTGACAATCCGAAATCAATACAATGTTACATGTATGAAACTGGAGCTTCAGAAGCAAAAGCCCGCGAGCACATTCAATACTTAATTGGTGAAGcatggaagaaaataaataaagaacgAGGACTTGCAGATTTTCCATTCTCAAAAACATTTATTGAAGTAGCAGCTAACCTAGCTAGAATGGCACAATGCGTGTACCAATATGGTGATGGATATGGGATAGAGAACGGTGAAACTAAGGATCGGGTTCTATCATTACTTGTTAAACCTATtcctatatatttatttttgccCTTTCCATGA